A single region of the Epinephelus fuscoguttatus linkage group LG14, E.fuscoguttatus.final_Chr_v1 genome encodes:
- the mavs gene encoding mitochondrial antiviral-signaling protein, with amino-acid sequence MSFASDRLYNEFVRRKMPTFVDKVDVGEIIYHLPCLTAHDRENIEARRQNRGNREGVAMLLDCLKRRENWPEQFIEALEACEQWTLAAEMRAKYNALRGIRQAAVAPPAEASAPPEPAAQASPPVQPQAPQSSAAQVPEAVSPPEPVPEPPQSTQAEVAPPPSTPPPSPAAPHTQPTTPPPPQRETNSHQEPVENSESDIQDVSADDVVIPDQVSAGNREVSISSVDAPQPSCPVEQCETHTASPDLLQTTTTSTEVSPPQSPSAAQMNSDVTDGSSFLTLTPERPPVQDTSPPGDFKAVLQPEETSEPPAAQVVESSPQTEAAATTSPPPGAAGMGAPLCDDSFVCLSKPGALISVHPLNHSSPTIPAQSLLVPPYSGNTGRLEISSSVSVAVTTAQSSTCSYVSSTTVTTASALPCQETGITLNHNEPEENHYESPHNSLGMQSVQEHVGHVSEEPSILNLDGQNMTPQVPAVCSEAAKEMTSAPPLSNNAADTVPSVNTSCSENHHPSEPTPTDLSAEPKTLQDSEDKMACRTLTPNTKYILIAAAVGACALLMAWRFKH; translated from the exons ATGTCATTCGCCAGTGACCGGCTGTACAATGAATTTGTGCGGCGGAAAATGCCGACCTTTGTGGACAAAGTGGACGTGGGAGAAATCATATACCATCTACCGTGCCTGACAGCTCATGACAGG GAAAACATTGAGGCGAGGAGACAGAATCGTGGGAACCGTGAAGGCGTGGCGATGCTTCTGGACTGTctgaagaggagagaaaactgGCCGGAGCAGTTCATTGAGGCGCTCGAGGCATGTGAGCAGTGGACCCTGGCAGCTGAGATGAGAGCAAAGTACAACGCTCtgagaggcatcaggcaggctGCTGTTGCTCCGCCAGCTGAAGCatcagctcctccagagccagcTGCCCAGGCCTCACCCCCTGTGCAGCCACAAGCCCCCCAGAGCTCAGCAGCCCAAGTTCCTGAGGCTGTTTCCCCACCTGAGCCTGTCCCAGAGCCTCCACAGTCCACTCAGGCTGAAGTGGCACCTCCTCCATCAACACCTCCTCCTTCCCCTGCCGCCCCACACACTCAGCCCACTACACCCCCACCTCCTCAGAGGGAGACTAATTCTCACCAGGAGCCGGTGGAGAACTCTGAATCAGACATCCAGGATGTCTCTGCTGATGATGTTGTGATCCCTGATCAGGTGAGCGCAGGAAACAGAGAGGTATCCATCAGCTCTGTGGACGCTCCTCAACCATCCTGTCCTGTTGAGCAGTGTGAAACACACACTGCGTCCCCAGATCTTCTCCAAACAACAACCACCTCCACAGAGGTCAGTCCACCACAGAGTCCCTCTGCAGCTCAGATGAACTCCGATGTGACCGATGGATCCTCTTTCCTGACCCTGACCCCAGAGAGGCCTCCAGTCCAGGACACCAGCCCTCCTGGGGACTTCAAAGCTGTCCTGCAGCCTGAAGAGACGTCTGAACCTCCTGCTGCACAG GTTGTTGAAAGCAGCCCGCAGACAGAAGCTGCAGCGACCACCTCCCCCCCGCCTGGTGCTGCTGGGATGGGTGCCCCTCTGTGTGATGACAGCTTTGTGTGTCTGAGTAAACCTGGCGCACTCATCAGCGTCCACCCACTAAATCACAGCAGCCCTACGATCCCTGCACAAAGCTTGCTGGTGCCGCCCTACTCGGGTAATACTGGGCGTCTGGAAATAAGCAGTTCTGTGTCAGTTGCTGTGACCACTGCCCAGAGTTCTACATGCTCCTATGTCAGCTCCACCACCGTGACTACAGCGTCTGCACTGCCATGCCAGGAGACCGGCATCACTCTGAACCATAATGAACCGGAGGAAAACCACTATGAGTCTCCACATAACAGTTTGGGAATGCAGTCAGTGCAGGAGCACGTGGGGCACGTATCTGAGGAGCCGTCTATCCTTAACTTAGACGGGCAGAACATGACACCACAAGTTCCAGCTGTGTGCAGTGAAGCAGCCAAAGAGATGACCTCTGCTCCACCACTGTCCAACAACGCTGCTGATACTGTACCGAGTGTGAACACCTCCTGCAGTGAGAACCACCACCCGTCTGAGCCTACACCCACTGATCTGTCAGCAGAGCCGAAGACACTGCAGGATTCAGAGGACAAGATGGCCTGTCGCACCCTGACACCTAATACAAAGTACATTCTGATCGCTGCAGCAGTGGGCGCCTGTGCACTGCTGATGGCGTGGAGGTTTAAGCATTAA